The Candidatus Delongbacteria bacterium genome contains a region encoding:
- a CDS encoding calcium/sodium antiporter → MFLSYILFATGFILVVKGADYLISGSSGFSKSFGINPLFIGLTVVAFGTSLPEFVVSMIDSLGDSKGIALGNIVGSNIANIALILGFVAILKPIDVQKRVYNRDMPIVLFVSFVFYMMMLDGQIGRLDGLILVVFFIFYILYIYRKAKVGEEDLDEPDDVEVDNTKNTLKVIGGLVALYFGADMLISNASEIARNLGISELIIGLTMVAVGTSLPELVTTLQALRKNEHDIGVGGIVGSNIFNVLFVIGIVTLITPINVDQITISQHGPFMLAIAILFYPLTFVAKRIERWAGVIFLSLYLGYTVYNFV, encoded by the coding sequence ATGTTTCTAAGTTATATACTGTTTGCGACTGGGTTTATTTTAGTAGTAAAAGGAGCCGATTATCTAATTTCTGGTTCTTCAGGATTTTCTAAATCGTTTGGAATAAATCCTCTATTTATTGGATTAACGGTAGTAGCTTTCGGTACTTCTTTACCTGAATTTGTTGTAAGCATGATTGACTCTTTAGGAGACAGTAAAGGTATTGCATTAGGTAACATTGTGGGAAGCAATATTGCAAATATAGCCTTAATTTTGGGTTTTGTAGCTATTCTTAAACCTATAGATGTCCAAAAACGTGTTTATAATAGAGATATGCCAATTGTTTTGTTTGTTTCTTTTGTATTCTATATGATGATGCTTGATGGTCAAATTGGAAGATTGGACGGATTAATTCTTGTTGTTTTTTTCATCTTTTATATTCTTTATATCTATAGGAAAGCAAAAGTTGGCGAAGAAGATCTTGATGAACCAGATGATGTTGAAGTTGACAATACTAAAAATACTTTAAAAGTAATAGGCGGACTAGTAGCTCTTTATTTTGGGGCAGATATGTTAATTAGTAATGCCAGTGAAATTGCTAGAAATTTAGGAATAAGCGAATTGATTATAGGTTTAACAATGGTTGCTGTAGGAACATCTCTACCTGAATTGGTAACTACCCTTCAAGCCCTAAGAAAAAATGAGCATGATATAGGAGTGGGCGGTATTGTTGGATCAAACATCTTTAATGTATTGTTTGTGATAGGGATTGTTACACTAATAACTCCGATCAATGTAGATCAGATTACGATATCACAACATGGTCCGTTTATGTTGGCCATTGCTATACTTTTTTATCCTTTAACCTTTGTTGCAAAAAGAATAGAAAGGTGGGCTGGAGTTATATTTCTAAGCTTGTATTTAGGGTATACAGTTTACAATTTTGTTTGA
- a CDS encoding 2-oxoglutarate dehydrogenase E1 component codes for MQDFTYLLNSEPEYIEMMYQKYRSNPHEIDDSWRYFFKGYEFYNETPNNTDPDEIKVLNLINNYRSRGHLFTKTNPVRKRRNYTPDLSLKNHNLKESDLQKKFTAGIDLLGKPAKLSEIIETLNETYCNSIGAEFMFIREPEKVEWLKQKMESTKNKPNFDSKLKARIHEDLAKAVLFEQFLHSKYLGQKRFSLQGGETLIPGLKAVITKGAELGIEEFIIGMPHRGRLNVLANIMDKDLLEIFAEFEGREIDKEDLTDIGFDFSGDVKYHLGYSKIVSPVKNKNIKLGLAPNPSHLEAVNPVVEGMVRAKIDNDYNGDMSKIAPILIHGDAAIAGQGVVYEVIQMAKLNGYKTGGTIHLVVNNQIGFTTDYTDGRSSTYCTDVAKVTLSPVFHVNADDVEAVVLAIQIAMEYRQKFNSDVFIDLLGYRKYGHNEGDEPRFTQPTLYKIIENHIDPEKIYSEKLMNEGCLLKETIVDVKDKIKKNFEQNFQKSKTIIRKLNTPTFIDNCDLKKRNSSHKLFPFPKTKVNRDEIKKIGRSIFSIPNDLNVISKLRKLYEQRLQKIEFEENIDWGTAEILTYGTLLSEGISVRLSGQDSIRGTFSHRHSAVQIEDSDSKIILLNNATNGKSSFNVYNSSLSEFGVLGFEYGYACASPDQLTIWEAQFGDFHNGAQIIIDQFISSAETKWNRSNGLVMFLPHGFEGQGPEHSSARIERFLSLCANENMHVVNPTTPANLFHLLRGHVKHNFRIPLVVFTPKSLLRHPSCVSSLEDLTEGQFEPIISDTSKCNKTRRTVFVSGKLFYDLQDYKIKNEITDISIHRVEQLYPFPKEKIEEIIQIENAEQIIWAQEEPENFGAWNFVNNRLKYHNLIYIGRKESATPAVGSMSQHISEQKNIIDKVFE; via the coding sequence ATGCAAGATTTTACGTACTTATTAAACTCAGAACCTGAGTATATTGAGATGATGTATCAAAAATATAGGAGTAATCCTCATGAAATTGATGATAGTTGGAGATACTTTTTTAAAGGTTATGAATTTTATAACGAAACACCAAACAATACAGACCCTGATGAAATAAAGGTTCTAAATCTAATTAACAATTATCGCTCCAGAGGACATCTATTCACAAAGACTAATCCGGTTAGAAAAAGGAGAAATTATACTCCCGATTTAAGTTTGAAAAACCACAATTTAAAAGAAAGTGATTTACAGAAAAAATTTACAGCAGGAATTGACCTTCTTGGTAAACCTGCAAAATTAAGTGAAATTATTGAGACTTTGAATGAAACTTACTGTAATTCAATTGGTGCTGAGTTCATGTTTATTAGAGAACCTGAAAAAGTTGAATGGTTAAAACAAAAAATGGAAAGCACTAAAAATAAACCTAATTTTGATTCTAAACTTAAAGCAAGAATCCACGAAGATTTAGCCAAAGCCGTACTATTTGAACAGTTTTTGCATTCAAAGTACTTGGGTCAAAAAAGATTTTCCTTGCAAGGTGGCGAAACCCTAATCCCTGGTTTAAAAGCTGTTATTACTAAAGGAGCTGAATTAGGAATCGAAGAATTTATAATCGGTATGCCTCACAGAGGTAGGCTTAATGTTTTGGCTAACATTATGGACAAAGACCTTCTAGAAATTTTTGCGGAATTTGAGGGAAGAGAAATTGATAAAGAAGATCTAACAGATATTGGATTTGATTTTTCAGGTGATGTAAAATATCATCTTGGCTACTCAAAAATAGTTTCACCAGTGAAAAATAAAAACATAAAACTAGGCTTAGCTCCAAATCCATCTCATTTAGAAGCTGTTAATCCAGTCGTTGAAGGAATGGTAAGAGCAAAAATTGATAATGATTACAATGGAGATATGTCTAAGATTGCTCCGATTCTAATTCACGGTGATGCAGCTATAGCAGGTCAAGGGGTTGTCTATGAAGTAATACAGATGGCAAAATTGAATGGCTACAAAACTGGAGGAACAATACATCTAGTAGTAAACAATCAAATTGGCTTTACAACTGATTATACCGATGGAAGATCATCTACATATTGTACAGATGTTGCGAAAGTAACCCTTTCTCCTGTTTTTCATGTTAATGCTGATGATGTTGAAGCCGTAGTACTGGCTATTCAAATAGCTATGGAATATAGACAAAAGTTCAATTCAGACGTATTTATAGATCTGTTAGGATATCGAAAATATGGACATAACGAAGGAGATGAACCTAGATTTACTCAACCAACCCTGTACAAAATAATTGAAAACCATATTGATCCTGAAAAAATATATTCTGAAAAATTGATGAATGAAGGATGTTTATTGAAAGAGACAATTGTCGACGTAAAAGATAAAATAAAGAAGAATTTTGAGCAAAATTTTCAGAAATCTAAAACTATTATTAGGAAATTAAATACTCCTACTTTTATTGATAATTGCGATCTAAAGAAGAGAAACAGCAGTCATAAACTTTTCCCATTTCCAAAAACAAAAGTAAATAGAGATGAGATTAAAAAAATTGGTAGATCAATTTTTTCAATTCCAAATGATTTAAATGTGATTTCTAAGTTAAGAAAACTATATGAGCAAAGATTACAGAAAATAGAATTCGAAGAAAATATAGATTGGGGTACTGCTGAAATCTTAACATATGGAACTTTATTAAGCGAGGGTATATCCGTAAGACTGTCAGGACAGGACAGTATTAGAGGTACTTTTTCTCACAGACATTCTGCTGTACAGATAGAAGATAGCGACAGTAAAATAATTTTATTAAATAATGCTACTAATGGAAAAAGTTCATTCAATGTTTATAATTCTAGCCTTTCAGAATTTGGAGTACTTGGGTTTGAGTATGGATACGCTTGTGCTTCACCAGATCAGTTGACTATATGGGAGGCACAGTTTGGTGATTTTCATAATGGAGCTCAAATTATCATTGACCAATTTATCTCCAGTGCAGAAACTAAATGGAATAGATCAAATGGTCTTGTCATGTTTCTACCCCATGGGTTCGAAGGTCAAGGTCCTGAACATTCTTCAGCAAGGATTGAAAGATTTTTATCTTTGTGTGCTAATGAAAATATGCACGTAGTAAACCCAACTACTCCAGCAAATCTTTTCCACCTTCTAAGAGGACACGTAAAACACAATTTTAGAATACCTTTAGTTGTTTTTACTCCTAAATCCCTTTTAAGACATCCAAGTTGTGTCAGTAGTCTCGAAGATTTAACAGAAGGTCAATTCGAACCAATAATTTCTGATACTTCCAAGTGTAACAAGACTCGAAGAACTGTTTTTGTAAGCGGAAAATTGTTTTATGATCTGCAGGATTATAAGATTAAAAATGAGATAACAGATATTTCAATTCATAGAGTCGAACAATTATATCCCTTTCCAAAAGAAAAAATCGAGGAGATAATTCAAATTGAAAATGCCGAACAGATAATTTGGGCACAAGAAGAACCTGAAAATTTCGGTGCATGGAATTTCGTAAACAATAGACTAAAATATCATAATCTTATCTATATTGGTAGAAAAGAGAGTGCTACACCAGCAGTAGGTTCAATGAGCCAACATATTAGTGAGCAAAAAAATATAATTGATAAAGTTTTTGAATAA
- a CDS encoding radical SAM protein, translated as MKYLFGPVPSRRLGRSLGIDLLIEKICNFNCVYCEVAPTKVFGTERKEFIPAEEVISELKDYLIKNISSPPDFITFSGSGEPTLHSKLGYIIDEIQKMTDIPVAVITNSGTITDPSVYNDLLKADLVIPSLDAVSRKVLYKINKIPPELDIEKMIDTLKKFTEEFSGEVWLEILVCKNINDQEEEFLNLKKAVDYINPKIVQVHTISRPPMAGKPGKADESSLKRLAEIIGEKATIVRSFNDLNRKSSGCSSDIELLKSLLRVRSCHLEEIVDATGISADTVLKLVNNLELEGVIKREIFDNNEYFKILKVKR; from the coding sequence ATGAAGTACCTTTTTGGACCTGTACCTTCAAGGAGACTGGGAAGATCACTCGGTATTGATCTCCTAATAGAAAAAATCTGCAATTTCAATTGCGTATATTGCGAGGTTGCTCCAACAAAAGTTTTTGGAACAGAACGAAAAGAGTTTATTCCAGCTGAAGAAGTTATCTCCGAATTAAAGGATTATCTGATAAAAAACATTTCAAGCCCTCCTGATTTTATTACATTTTCGGGAAGCGGAGAGCCAACTCTTCACTCAAAATTGGGATACATAATCGATGAGATTCAAAAAATGACCGATATACCAGTGGCAGTTATTACAAATTCAGGCACTATTACAGATCCTTCAGTATACAATGATCTTCTTAAAGCCGATCTTGTAATTCCTTCTCTCGATGCCGTTAGCAGAAAAGTTTTATATAAAATAAATAAAATACCGCCAGAATTAGATATTGAAAAAATGATTGATACTTTAAAAAAATTCACAGAAGAATTTTCTGGAGAAGTATGGCTTGAAATTCTGGTCTGTAAAAATATAAATGATCAAGAAGAAGAATTTCTAAACTTAAAAAAAGCGGTTGACTATATCAACCCTAAAATTGTCCAAGTTCATACAATTTCAAGACCTCCAATGGCTGGGAAACCTGGAAAGGCAGATGAAAGTTCTTTAAAAAGACTCGCAGAAATTATTGGTGAAAAGGCTACAATTGTAAGAAGTTTCAATGATTTAAATAGAAAAAGCTCTGGTTGCAGCTCTGATATTGAATTGTTGAAATCTCTGTTGAGAGTTAGATCATGCCATTTAGAAGAAATTGTAGACGCAACTGGAATTAGTGCTGATACTGTTTTGAAACTTGTTAACAATCTTGAGTTGGAGGGTGTTATCAAACGGGAAATTTTTGACAACAACGAATACTTTAAAATTTTGAAAGTGAAAAGATGA
- a CDS encoding TolC family protein — protein sequence MKLYLSTLFLIFAILYSEIPEYDFNTIKDIASKSYQYRKIEVDNLNYRITSNKNKFYWIPDLSLDFSSNPYNYHKNSDTTLVANSLSSSLLLSQKLPMNSSLSLRYQLNKNGSDGSYDNNYQSTTIAFEKSFYPFELFFHESELLNFEEKISKIRYLNSTTSYQFSLISNFFYFYQKQEELKNQELGFELSKDNYETGKKKYNIGLIPEVDMFEMELYFEQRKLSYEKALDDFNRSKIQFYDFLDYEDVDFTVQIEEISTVKFTPDSTDFSTALSNSITFIQAEKDLLNSRNNIGETYRNELVTGTISASYGFDNDNDFGNYLDDIDKNGSVSLTLRVPLFNEMNFLNKLDRSNLEYKLAIENKAKILKELKTEFDNKIKSLNFNFQSLHISEKSYDLAQKIYDISKRRYEEGLITSNDFISHQQKLDESKQNLLNDKIDYLLSIYEYKKFIGEYLY from the coding sequence ATGAAACTATATCTATCAACTTTATTTTTGATTTTTGCAATACTTTATTCGGAAATTCCAGAGTATGACTTTAATACTATTAAGGATATTGCCTCAAAAAGCTACCAGTACAGAAAAATTGAGGTAGACAATTTAAACTATAGAATTACATCCAATAAAAACAAATTTTACTGGATCCCGGATCTATCACTGGATTTTTCTTCAAATCCTTATAATTATCACAAAAATAGTGACACTACTCTAGTTGCCAATAGTTTAAGTTCCTCTCTGTTATTATCTCAAAAACTACCAATGAATAGCTCATTAAGCCTTAGATACCAATTGAACAAAAATGGTTCTGACGGAAGCTATGATAACAATTATCAAAGCACAACTATAGCCTTCGAAAAGAGTTTCTATCCTTTTGAACTTTTTTTTCATGAATCAGAACTACTTAATTTTGAAGAAAAAATATCTAAAATAAGATATTTGAACAGTACTACATCCTATCAATTTTCTCTAATTTCTAATTTTTTCTATTTTTATCAAAAACAGGAAGAATTAAAAAATCAGGAGTTAGGGTTTGAACTTAGTAAAGATAATTATGAAACAGGTAAAAAAAAATATAATATAGGCTTGATCCCTGAAGTGGATATGTTTGAGATGGAACTGTACTTTGAGCAGAGAAAATTATCCTATGAAAAGGCTTTGGATGATTTCAATAGATCTAAAATTCAGTTTTATGATTTTCTTGATTATGAAGATGTTGATTTCACCGTCCAAATCGAAGAGATCTCCACCGTTAAGTTTACTCCTGACAGTACTGATTTTTCAACGGCTCTGTCAAATAGTATTACTTTCATTCAGGCTGAAAAGGATCTTTTAAACAGCAGGAATAATATTGGAGAGACTTATAGAAATGAGCTTGTAACAGGAACAATTTCAGCTAGCTATGGATTTGATAATGATAATGATTTTGGAAATTATCTTGATGATATTGATAAAAACGGTTCGGTTTCTCTAACTTTGAGGGTACCATTATTCAATGAAATGAATTTTCTAAATAAACTAGACAGATCAAATCTTGAATACAAGCTAGCCATTGAAAATAAAGCGAAAATTCTGAAAGAGTTAAAAACAGAGTTTGACAATAAAATCAAATCTCTTAACTTTAATTTCCAATCATTACATATATCTGAAAAAAGCTATGATTTAGCACAAAAAATTTATGACATTTCAAAAAGAAGATATGAAGAAGGACTGATTACATCAAACGACTTCATCAGTCACCAACAAAAACTTGATGAGAGCAAGCAAAATCTTTTGAATGACAAAATAGATTATTTACTAAGTATCTATGAGTATAAAAAATTTATAGGCGAATATTTATATTAA
- the thiC gene encoding phosphomethylpyrimidine synthase ThiC, which yields MTQMEQARLGIITHQMRQAAEYENLDPEFIRKGVAEGTIVVPANINHKNLKARAIGKGTKTKINTNFGMSKDKDCKEYELQKLELSLSMNSDTVMDLSIGGDINGLLTMVIDKSYVAVGTVPAYQIISEKGIFFTVEELFASIENQAQLGVDYMTLHCGVNRSSLELLDSSERIMNCVSRGGGVMLNWMRKTGNENPLFEFYDRLLDIAYKYDVTLSLGDGFRPGSIHDATDKHQIHELRVLGELTKKAWERNVQVMIEGPGHVPMDQIAANMQLQKTLCHNAPFYVLGPLVTDIGVGYDHITAAIGGAIAAWHGADMLCYVTPAEHLRLPSLLDVREGIAAAKIAAHAGDLAKGVTSFEEKDNQMSRARKGYDWLKQREFAFDTIKFDKYQKDGESGDKTQCTMCGEFCPMKN from the coding sequence ATGACACAGATGGAACAAGCCAGACTGGGTATTATTACACATCAGATGAGACAGGCTGCAGAATATGAAAACCTGGATCCTGAGTTTATCCGTAAAGGTGTGGCTGAAGGTACCATTGTTGTTCCGGCAAACATCAATCACAAAAATTTAAAAGCGAGAGCAATTGGAAAAGGTACAAAAACTAAAATAAATACTAATTTTGGAATGAGTAAAGATAAGGATTGTAAGGAGTATGAACTTCAAAAGCTTGAATTATCTTTAAGCATGAACTCTGATACTGTAATGGATTTGTCCATCGGTGGAGATATCAATGGTCTGCTTACAATGGTAATCGATAAATCCTATGTTGCTGTAGGAACTGTCCCTGCTTACCAGATAATTAGTGAAAAAGGAATTTTTTTTACTGTAGAAGAATTGTTTGCCTCCATAGAAAATCAAGCACAATTAGGTGTTGACTACATGACTCTTCACTGCGGAGTTAATAGATCATCCCTAGAATTATTGGACAGTTCTGAAAGAATCATGAACTGCGTTTCCAGAGGTGGTGGAGTGATGTTAAATTGGATGAGAAAAACAGGTAATGAGAATCCTCTTTTCGAATTTTATGACAGATTACTTGATATTGCGTATAAATACGATGTTACTTTATCTCTTGGAGATGGATTCAGACCTGGATCTATCCATGATGCTACTGATAAACATCAAATTCATGAGTTGAGAGTATTGGGAGAATTGACAAAAAAAGCCTGGGAAAGAAATGTTCAAGTTATGATTGAAGGTCCCGGACATGTGCCAATGGACCAAATTGCAGCTAATATGCAACTTCAAAAAACTCTTTGTCACAATGCTCCTTTCTATGTTTTAGGACCTCTAGTTACAGATATTGGTGTTGGTTATGATCACATTACCGCAGCAATTGGTGGAGCTATTGCCGCTTGGCATGGTGCTGATATGCTTTGTTACGTCACTCCTGCAGAACATTTAAGACTTCCTTCCTTATTGGATGTAAGAGAAGGTATCGCAGCCGCTAAAATTGCTGCACATGCGGGTGACTTAGCTAAAGGTGTTACCTCTTTTGAAGAAAAAGACAATCAAATGTCCAGAGCCAGAAAAGGATACGATTGGTTAAAACAAAGAGAGTTCGCCTTTGATACAATAAAATTTGATAAATATCAGAAGGATGGCGAATCTGGAGATAAAACTCAGTGCACAATGTGCGGAGAATTTTGTCCAATGAAAAACTAA
- a CDS encoding response regulator: MKILILDDDMATLTAVKANLEQLEYECKTTTNDKLALTLLPEFDVLITDYQLGSVNGRQVVKNFKSIKPEIEIIMISGYSIDSILEKDSEFRELLFAFHPKPISYMNLSEDLEKIKRKLNLN; this comes from the coding sequence ATGAAAATTCTTATACTAGATGATGATATGGCTACATTGACCGCTGTAAAGGCAAATCTTGAGCAACTTGAATACGAATGTAAAACGACTACAAATGATAAGTTAGCACTAACCCTTCTACCTGAATTTGATGTGTTGATTACCGATTATCAACTTGGAAGTGTAAATGGGAGACAAGTGGTTAAAAATTTTAAATCCATTAAACCTGAGATAGAGATCATAATGATTTCAGGTTATTCTATAGATAGCATTTTGGAAAAAGATTCAGAGTTTAGAGAACTTCTTTTTGCATTTCACCCAAAACCGATAAGCTATATGAACCTTAGTGAAGACTTAGAAAAAATTAAACGAAAATTAAACCTGAATTAA